A DNA window from Plasmodium vivax scf_6793 genomic scaffold, whole genome shotgun sequence contains the following coding sequences:
- a CDS encoding variable surface protein Vir29-like (encoded by transcript PVX_078695A): protein MAVDDKIYTVADFAPENFFQSNKLDETNLIRLYKAFFEEKCYDVQDYYYYCVSDGNEKNPSLQLYGNFIKNLNMTNFQIXLNFGMCIKKQNALGCECEFEILNFSDVKAFDYFLYLDAYKVTTTISTHIADKNYCEYIKDAKVVYSSYLSDCGGPINKNCEEFMKYIAPYKKTDGNSSIICNIVSSHNPGQEEALKDAQPLYNSLSAGKLSREVYRAVSEEQVNVAEEVRERGNGFGETRSQEDDVAQAKEENYPPLTPHLQGSNKDQALTNRLDEDKSFMVTTPLDSGSSENGSPIKTITSASMVGIPSIIFLLYKFTPIRTWIDPRIRNTKKELRXXINESNELQSHDYNFDHADMDINRYNIAYQSR, encoded by the exons ATGGCTGTggatgataaaatatatacagtTGCTGATTTTGCTccagaaaatttttttcag AGTAATAAATTGGATGAAACTAATTTAATTAGACTTTATAAAGCattttttgaggaaaaatgCTATGATGTTCAAGATTACTATTATTACTGTGTCTCCgatggaaatgaaaaaaacccTTCCCTTCAACTTTATGGgaactttataaaaaatttgaac ATGACCAATTTTCAAATTTTWTTAAACTTTGGAATGTGCataaagaagcaaaatgcTCTAGGATGTGAATGCGaatttgaaattttaaacTTCTCCGATGTAAAGgcttttgattattttttatatttagatGCGTATAAGGTTACTACAACAATAAGCACCCATATAGcagataaaaattattgcgAATACATTAAAGATGCTAAGGTTGTGTATTCATCATATCTATCTGACTGTGGAGGTCCAATTAATAAAAACTGCGAAGAATTTATGAAATACATTGCTCCTTATAAGAAAACTGATGGTAATTCTTCAATTATATGCAATATAGTTTCATCACATAATCCTGGTCAGGAAGAAG CTTTAAAGGATGCTCAACcattatataattcattatCCGCAGGTAAGTTATCACGAGAAGTTTATCGTGCTGTATCAGAAGAACAAGTAAATGTTGCTGAAGAAGTAAGAGAAAGAGGAAATGGTTTTGGAGAAACAAGATCACAAGAAGATGATGTTGCACAAGCAAAAGAAGAGAATTATCCTCCATTAACTCCTCATTTGCAAGGTTCTAATAAAGATCAAGCTTTAACTAACCGCTTAGATGAAGATAAAAGTTTTATGGTTACTACGCCTTTAGATAGTGGTTCTTCAGAAAATGGGAGTCCTATTAAAACTATAACATCAGCATCTATGGTGGGGATACCTTCCATTATATTCCTCTTATACAAG TTTACACCGATTAGAACATGGATAGATCCCAGAATTCGTAATACCAAGAAAGAGTTAAGGAAKGRAATTAATGAAAGTAATGAACTACAATCACATGATTATAATTTTGATCACGCAGATATGGACATTAACAGATATAATATTGCATATCAATCTAGATAA